The Mercurialis annua linkage group LG8, ddMerAnnu1.2, whole genome shotgun sequence genome window below encodes:
- the LOC126661704 gene encoding uncharacterized protein LOC126661704 has protein sequence MGKAWSEQVNYVGGQGQANDSYSNTYNPGWRNHPNFGWRNQEGQGNAQASNQAGPSFQGGNRPQYQQQPQGQYHNNQHQGNNYGGRPQHPPGFQQPRNTDEGNMLAKLMEKFEKMEAENRQLHNENRQREKNQASTIHHLETQISQMEISLQGRPQGGLPSTTENNPREHVKAIKVVELRSGRVLDVDHDKDLEKANGKRPMIVEVEPQVVIDVASSSQELPKSCEEVAINIDVEEPYVRPPPPPPFVPKVPFPSRLRKAPDNEKFHKFLEIFKKLQISMSLGDALREIPQYAKFLKDIIMNKRSWEQGGTIPLTESCSSIIQSNLPTKLQDTGSFTIPCLIGTSTSLNCLCDLGASINLMPLQHGVAEDVLVKVGKFIFPVDFVVLDYAVDKDFPMILGRPFLNTGRALVDVNGGKITLRMNDESMVFDIKHGKSKCEEEKCMKIDIIEPTLHVPMKETTPHVKPRKGKPRRWTSWKLKLNGIATASKRQICTEVATLGEYVQVRTSQAHSQAGKVISKWSGPFKTRRNLNNDLIELEGANDDVFKVLGEWCKPYPRVLIDESREQVALFDPP, from the exons ATGGGGAAAGCTTGGAGTGAGCAAGTGAACTATGTTGGAGGCCAAGGGCAAGCTAATGACTCGTACTCTAATACCtacaaccccggatggaggaatcatcctaacTTTGGATGGAGAAACCAAGAAGGtcaaggcaatgctcaagcTTCCAACCAAGCGGGTCCTAGTTTTCAAGGAGGAAATAGACCTCAATATCAACAACAACCACAAGGTCAATACCACAACAACCAACACCAAGGGAACAATTATGGTGGTAGACCACAACACCCTCCCGGTTTCCAACAACCAAGGAACACGGATGAGGGAAACATGCTTGCCAAATTGATGGAGAAATTTGAAAAGATGGAGGCTGAAAATAGGCAACTTCATAATGAAAATAggcaaagggagaagaaccaagcttccaccATCCATCACTTAGAGACCCAAATCTCGCAAATGGAAATTTCGCTTCAAGGTAGACCTCAAGGGGGATTGCCCTCTACTACGGAAAACAATCCTAGAGAGCATGTGAAAGCCATCAAAGTTGTGGAACTTCGAAGCGGTAGAGTCCTTGATGTTGATCATGATAAGGATCTTGAAAAAGCTAATGGCAAGAGGCCAATGATTGTGGAGGTtgagcctcaagtggtaatAGATGTTGCAAGCTCTAGTCAAGAGCTACCAAAGTCGTGTGAGGAGGTGGCTATTAATATTGATGTTGAAGAACCATATGTGaggccaccaccaccaccaccttttGTGCCTAAAGTaccattcccaagccggttgaGAAAGGCTCCGGATAATGAAAAGTTTCATAAGTTTCTTGAAATATTCAAGAAACTTCAAATAAGCATGAGCCTAGGGGATGCCTTACGAGAGATTCCCCAATACGCTaagttcttgaaagacataattatgaacaagcgaaGTTGGGAACAAGGCGGAACAATTCCTCTAACGGAAAGTTGTAGTTCTATTATCCAAAGCAATCTACCGACCAAGCTACAAGATACAGGGAGTTTCACGATTCCTTGCTTAATTGGCACTTCTACTTCTCTTAATTGTCTTTGCGATTTAGGTGCAAGTATAAATCTAATGCCGTT ACAGCACGGGGTTGCGGAAGACGTGCTAGTAAAAGTGGGCaagttcatctttccggtggacttTGTTGTGCTTGATTATGCGGTCGACAAAGATTTCCCCATGATTCTCGGGCGTCCTTTTTTGAATACGGGAAGAGCATTGGTTGATGTTAATGGGGGGAAGATAACATTAAGAATGAATGATGAGAGCATGGTGTTTGACATCAAGCATGGCAAAAGCAAGTGTGAGGAGGAGAAATGCATGAAGATTGATATTATTGAGCCCACATTGCATGTGCCTATGAAGGAG ACAACACCTCATGTCAAGCCACGCAAGGGAAAACCAAGACGTTGGACATCATGGAAGTTGAAGCTCAACGGGATAGCAACCGCAAGCAAAAGACAAATATGCACGGAAGTTGCTACTCTTGGTGAGTACGTCCAAGTTCGAACCTCTCAAGCACATTCACAAGCGGGGAAGGTGATTTCTAAGTGGAGTGGACCGTTTAAAACACGGCGCAATTTGAATAATGATTTGATTGAGTTGGAGGGGGCCAATGATGATGTTTTTAAGGTGCTTGGGGAATGGTGCAAACCATATCCTAGAGTGTTGATCGATGAAAGTCGCGAGCAAGTTGCTCTTTTTGATCCTCCATGA